DNA from bacterium:
TTGTACCGCGCGCTGTGCCGCACGATCTTCTTGTAGACGGGGTGCTGACCGCGCCGCGAGATCTCGACGACGACCGTCTTCTGCATCTTGTCGCTCACGACGCGGCCGGTCCGGGTCTTCCGGATGCCGCGCTTCTCGGCCGGTCCCGTCATCTCGTTCATCGGCGGCCTCCGCGCGGCCTGGCCTCGACAGGGGCCGCGGCCTCGATCAGGTCGCGCGCCCGCAATTCAGTCAGCACGCGCGCCACCGTCCGGCGCATCTCGACGATCTTCGCCGGATTCAGCAGCTTGCCGGACGTCCGCTGCAGCCGCAGCGTGAACAGCTCCTGCCGGGCGTCGGCCAGGCGCTTCTGGAGATCCGCCTCGCCGAGATCCCGCATCGATTCCGCCATTACGCCTGCCCCCCCGCCCCGGCGATCTCGCCGACCTCGTCCCGCTGCACGAAGCGCGTCGGGATCGGCAGCTTGTGGCCGGCGAGGGACATCGCCTCGCGGGCCACCTGTTCGCTGACCCCGCCGAGCTCGAAGAGCACCCGGCCCGGCTTCACGACCGCGACCCACAGCTCGGGGTTGCCCTTGCCGCTCCCCATGCGGGTCTCCGCCGGCTTCTTGGTCACCGGGTGGTCCGGAAACACGCGGATCCACAGCTTGCCGCCCCGCTTGATGAACCGCGTGATCGCGCGGCGCGCCGCCTCGATCTGCTGGCTTGTGATCCACGCGCGGTCCTGCGCCTGGAGCCCGAACTCTCCGAACGTCACCGCGGCGCCGGTGTGGGCTTCCCCGCGCATCCGGCCCCGGTGCGCCTTACGGTATTTGACCCGCTTGGGCATCAACATGCGTCTACGGTCTCCCTCGCTCTACTCGCTGACGGGCTTCGATGACATGGTTGCCGGCCGCTGGTCGGCCGGCACGTCCGCGCCGCCGGCACGCCCCGCGACGTCGGGGTCGCCTTCCGGCCGCCGCTGCTGCACGACCACCCGCGGCTGCCGCGACGGCAGCACCAGGGTGTCCGACGCCCGGCCGCGGGCTCCGCCTT
Protein-coding regions in this window:
- the rpsQ gene encoding 30S ribosomal protein S17, translating into MNEMTGPAEKRGIRKTRTGRVVSDKMQKTVVVEISRRGQHPVYKKIVRHSARYKAHDERGEAHVGDTVLIAETRPISKDKRWRVVRVVEKAR
- the rpmC gene encoding 50S ribosomal protein L29 — encoded protein: MAESMRDLGEADLQKRLADARQELFTLRLQRTSGKLLNPAKIVEMRRTVARVLTELRARDLIEAAAPVEARPRGGRR
- the rplP gene encoding 50S ribosomal protein L16, which gives rise to MLMPKRVKYRKAHRGRMRGEAHTGAAVTFGEFGLQAQDRAWITSQQIEAARRAITRFIKRGGKLWIRVFPDHPVTKKPAETRMGSGKGNPELWVAVVKPGRVLFELGGVSEQVAREAMSLAGHKLPIPTRFVQRDEVGEIAGAGGQA